The proteins below are encoded in one region of Hordeum vulgare subsp. vulgare chromosome 3H, MorexV3_pseudomolecules_assembly, whole genome shotgun sequence:
- the LOC123439239 gene encoding probable inactive methyltransferase Os04g0175900, giving the protein MENRENIVACRNPTAGDDEEATWSHAWGLISGFAVSLTLKTAVELGLIDALTNAAGRAMTVDDLAAQLPAPNKAQAAASVDRLLRLLAAFDVVRCSTETGPDGEAVRKYTPAPVCRWLTSNHSDGSLAPLALFAVDQDYLPTWNQLGAAVVGGVPPPFERAHGVPLFQYMGKNPRLSGVFNQAMFHMSVKVISKMVERFDGFDGVGVLVDVGGGTGAALEMITSRHKHIRGINFDLPYVISQAPSLPGVENIGGNMFESIPTGDAIFLKWILHLQNDDACIKILKNCHRALPASGKVIVVEIVLPATTEATREAQDMFLLDVIMFNNLEGGKERTEQDFVNMARLSGFDGAFRSTYIFGNFWALEFNK; this is encoded by the exons ATGGAAAACAGAGAAAACATCGTGGCTTGTAGGAACCCAACTGCTGGTGACGACGAGGAAGCGACGTGGTCTCATGCATGGGGCCTCATCTCGGGCTTCGCCGTCTCCCTGACCCTGAAAACGGCAGTGGAGCTCGGCCTCATTGACGCACTCACCAACGCCGCCGGCCGCGCGATGACGGTGGACGACCTTGCCGCGCAACTCCCGGCACCGAACAAGGCCCAGGCAGCAGCCTCGGTGGACCGGCTTCTCCGGCTCCTCGCCGCCTTCGACGTCGTGCGTTGCTCGACGGAGACGGGTCCTGACGGTGAGGCGGTCCGGAAGTACACTCCCGCGCCGGTGTGCCGGTGGCTCACCAGCAACCACAGCGATGGGTCGCTGGCCCCCTTGGCCTTATTCGCCGTCGACCAGGACTACTTGCCGACCTG GAATCAACTGGGTGCGGCAGTGGTGGGCGGCGTTCCACCGCCGTTCGAGAGGGCGCACGGGGTGCCGCTGTTTCAGTACATGGGGAAGAACCCACGGCTAAGCGGGGTGTTCAACCAGGCCATGTTCCACATGTCAGTCAAGGTCATCAGCAAGATGGTCGAGCGCTTCGACGGCTTCGACGGAGTCGGCGTCCTCGTCGACGTCGGCGGGGGGACGGGCGCCGCCCTGGAGATGATCACCTCCCGCCACAAGCATATAAGGGGCATCAACTTTGACTTGCCGTACGTCATCTCGCAGGCGCCGTCTCTCCCAG GTGTGGAAAATATAGGTGGTAATATGTTTGAGAGTATACCCACTGGAGATGCAATTTTTTTGAAG TGGATACTCCATCTACAGAATGATGATGCTTGCATCAAGATCCTCAAGAACTGCCACCGTGCTCTTCCAGCCAGCGGTAAGGTGATCGTCGTGGAAATCGTCCTGCCGGCCACCACGGAGGCGACTCGTGAGGCGCAGGATATGTTCCTTCTAGACGTCATCATGTTCAACAACCTTGAGGGTGGAAAGGAGAGGACTGAGCAGGATTTTGTAAACATGGCTAGGCTCTCTGGGTTCGATGGTGCCTTCCGTTCCACCTACATCTTCGGTAACTTCTGGGCCCTCGAGTTCAACAAGTAG